One window from the genome of Bacillus weihaiensis encodes:
- a CDS encoding bifunctional folylpolyglutamate synthase/dihydrofolate synthase, with translation MFKRYDEAISWIHGRLKFGVKPGLQRMEELLKQLGSPEKNLRIIHVAGTNGKGSTISYMQHMLCEAGYKIGTFTSPYIETFNERISMNGLPISDDAMLQLVNEVKPYVEKMGRTELGDPTEFEIITIMMFLYFGKYDQPDYLLLETGLGGRLDSTNVVSPLLSVITNVGFDHMNILGNTLAEISAEKAGIIKANVPLITGVEDFEALKVIEKVAAQNNAPIWRLGQEVKTFNSSRDLHGESFTLQTPYSTFKKIHIQMKGEHQVKNAAIATAAINYLVTAGLVSMEKEAILKGLKKTMWKGRFEQIKRNPDVIIDGAHNNQGIESLVQTIKGYYPNRKVHLLFSALKDKEYNSMIDRLSSIATSIHFTTFDFPRAETAQNLMNACEHKDKGFFESWEQALLEMMNRYSSEEDVIIITGSLYFISVVREYLLQYN, from the coding sequence ATGTTTAAGCGATACGATGAAGCAATCTCCTGGATTCACGGTCGATTAAAGTTCGGTGTGAAGCCTGGATTACAACGAATGGAAGAATTGTTGAAACAACTAGGATCACCTGAAAAAAACCTTCGGATAATCCATGTGGCGGGGACAAACGGGAAAGGCTCTACAATCTCTTACATGCAACATATGCTTTGTGAAGCTGGTTATAAGATTGGGACATTTACTTCACCCTATATTGAAACCTTCAATGAGCGTATAAGTATGAATGGTCTGCCAATTTCGGATGATGCGATGCTTCAGCTTGTGAATGAAGTGAAACCATATGTTGAGAAAATGGGTCGAACTGAATTGGGGGATCCAACGGAGTTTGAAATTATCACGATTATGATGTTTCTTTATTTTGGGAAGTATGATCAACCAGATTATCTACTCTTAGAAACAGGCTTGGGAGGACGACTGGATTCTACTAATGTTGTGAGTCCGCTTCTTTCTGTTATTACGAATGTGGGATTCGACCATATGAATATTTTAGGGAATACACTAGCGGAAATCTCAGCTGAAAAAGCAGGAATTATTAAAGCTAACGTTCCACTTATAACAGGAGTAGAGGATTTTGAAGCCCTTAAGGTGATAGAAAAAGTGGCTGCGCAAAATAATGCTCCTATTTGGCGATTGGGACAAGAAGTGAAAACCTTTAACAGTTCTCGAGATCTACATGGTGAATCCTTTACACTACAAACACCTTATTCAACCTTTAAGAAGATTCATATTCAAATGAAAGGTGAGCACCAAGTGAAGAATGCGGCCATAGCGACAGCAGCAATAAATTATTTAGTGACTGCTGGTTTGGTGAGCATGGAGAAAGAAGCAATTTTAAAGGGATTGAAGAAAACAATGTGGAAAGGGAGATTTGAACAGATTAAACGTAACCCTGATGTGATTATAGATGGTGCTCATAATAATCAGGGGATAGAGAGTCTTGTTCAAACAATAAAAGGATATTATCCTAATAGAAAGGTTCATCTTTTGTTCAGTGCCTTAAAAGATAAGGAATATAATTCAATGATAGACCGGTTATCATCTATAGCTACTTCTATTCATTTTACAACCTTTGATTTTCCTCGAGCAGAGACAGCGCAAAATCTCATGAATGCATGCGAGCATAAGGATAAAGGCTTCTTTGAATCTTGGGAACAAGCTCTTTTGGAAATGATGAATAGGTACTCAAGTGAAGAAGATGTCATCATCATAACGGGTTCACTTTACTTTATTTCAGTTGTAAGGGAATATTTGCTGCAATATAACTAA
- a CDS encoding sensor domain-containing diguanylate cyclase, producing the protein MNKRKKIVIWVLWASITPILFWSSYHLSPPTVKGLEIDILAFLLLMCLVSIWPININGTPVFFIQGVSLAVFLYFGLFIELLLTQISIVVLLLKMRVGIKESYRYPLNFLLFSLVSYGGAMMYYYMGGTHGEVPFSYQSIMIIFGYELTVFLLNQFFLEAFQVYLYKKKFNLLTKSFIWEFFTSIIIFPIGLALYFLYLDVGINTVLFIGTPLLALSIILTLYYKSQHVNQYLKQASDIGQQLTGRFEIKQVVDLFMEKVISMVPVDAAYLIDIYEKDKLRIIRKYENGKIFVNIEEPKSPDRGISGHIYVMRKSVLFHSRKQWKHIQQSQLPISVESIIAVPVMRNEELVGIVILASNKKHAFDQAQLMIMDLLSAYLGVAVENAKNYEVTKRESEHCSLTGLYNYRYLERKLDESFTMLKENKLEELSLILLDVDHFKAINDTYGHQAGNEVLIQLSKRLLSFFHSKGIVARYGGEEFVVILKNTNKEKAFQLAEDLRLFIANTPFEIHQALQSSSNMLSIFLTVSLGVSSAPYDSEDGVSLIRHADRAMYLGAKRAGRNKVAGYVG; encoded by the coding sequence GTGAATAAGCGAAAAAAAATAGTAATATGGGTGTTATGGGCGAGTATTACTCCCATTCTTTTTTGGTCTTCCTATCATTTGTCCCCTCCTACAGTAAAAGGATTGGAGATTGATATACTCGCGTTCCTTTTATTAATGTGCTTAGTGTCAATTTGGCCAATTAATATTAATGGAACACCTGTGTTTTTTATTCAAGGTGTTTCGCTAGCCGTATTTTTATACTTCGGGTTATTTATTGAATTACTTCTTACCCAAATTTCGATTGTTGTTCTCCTATTAAAGATGCGTGTTGGAATAAAAGAGTCGTACAGATATCCGCTTAATTTTCTTTTGTTTTCGCTTGTTTCCTATGGAGGAGCTATGATGTATTACTATATGGGTGGTACTCATGGTGAGGTTCCGTTTAGTTATCAATCTATTATGATTATATTCGGATATGAATTAACTGTTTTTTTATTAAACCAATTTTTTCTAGAAGCTTTTCAGGTGTATTTATATAAGAAAAAATTTAACCTCTTAACGAAAAGTTTTATTTGGGAGTTCTTCACTTCCATCATTATTTTTCCAATCGGTTTAGCACTCTATTTTCTCTATCTTGATGTAGGAATTAATACGGTTCTATTTATCGGAACACCATTGCTTGCTCTTTCGATCATTCTAACACTCTATTATAAAAGCCAGCATGTTAATCAATACCTAAAACAAGCAAGTGATATTGGTCAGCAATTAACGGGAAGATTTGAAATTAAGCAGGTAGTTGATCTGTTTATGGAGAAAGTAATCTCCATGGTTCCTGTGGATGCAGCCTATTTAATCGACATTTATGAAAAGGACAAGCTACGTATTATACGGAAATATGAAAATGGTAAAATTTTTGTCAATATTGAAGAACCGAAATCTCCTGACCGAGGGATTTCAGGACATATTTATGTGATGCGAAAAAGTGTGCTCTTTCATTCGCGTAAACAATGGAAACATATTCAGCAGTCACAACTTCCAATATCAGTGGAAAGTATTATTGCTGTACCCGTCATGAGAAATGAAGAACTAGTTGGAATTGTCATACTTGCTTCCAATAAAAAACATGCATTTGATCAAGCTCAATTAATGATTATGGACTTACTTTCTGCTTATTTAGGAGTGGCAGTAGAAAATGCTAAAAACTATGAAGTAACTAAGAGAGAAAGTGAACATTGTTCATTAACAGGGTTATATAATTATCGTTATTTAGAAAGAAAATTAGACGAAAGCTTTACTATGTTAAAAGAAAATAAATTAGAGGAACTTTCTCTTATTTTGTTAGATGTAGACCATTTTAAGGCAATAAATGATACATATGGGCATCAAGCAGGGAATGAAGTATTAATTCAGCTCTCAAAGCGACTTTTGTCATTTTTCCATTCGAAAGGGATTGTAGCACGTTATGGTGGAGAAGAGTTTGTTGTCATATTGAAGAATACAAATAAAGAGAAAGCCTTCCAGCTTGCGGAGGACTTAAGACTCTTTATTGCAAACACACCTTTTGAAATCCATCAAGCGTTGCAAAGCTCTTCTAACATGCTATCCATATTCCTTACAGTTAGTTTAGGAGTTTCCTCTGCACCTTATGATTCAGAGGACGGCGTTTCATTAATTCGACATGCAGATCGAGCGATGTATTTAGGGGCAAAGAGAGCTGGTAGGAATAAAGTTGCAGGATATGTTGGATAA
- a CDS encoding vWA domain-containing protein, with translation MMKRLFTIFLVSLLVIQFIPLNKASATVNGLSINATVNGKQSLEIGDDGTVTTNVSFNLEPKGTATSNERKPMDVVIVFDKSGSMAEVVSGGKTKLQLAKEAVEQAMNTFKKNSKNNQDRYGIVAFDSGVNSSYTISTLQTNPDTITNKIKNVPAEGGTNYTEALKIAENILLNSTNRSARDQYIIFMTDGQATNSSKVESISGSYYKLINAADYYNMYGYFAYYNKYFAGHLVSVAGTSYIISDTRSTINGKKTVHYDSNGNRNVKVIEHNNSYYFHSKENPSVPSDIKNHARDQAQSIANNKMTLLSIGFGEQSQLDMNLLTELSSKSNGKAERASGENIVDIFKDISDNISAEYPSLSNGFIKFTLPAGVTVQQNDSVSIIKENNKDVVYMNLNNIKFNPNPPSKGDPSLSYSLPLIFTQPGNYQFTFDVVYNSGAVKVEGLRYVTEVIVPLKSIGFTQRTLTLEIGQKVNISSYMSFNPINATNKLIREIKNDFSTPINPIVISKENGDWYITAKEIGYTEVKAVADFKHPSIVSEPLTVVVKRESTDPDTGDNDGTESFGKW, from the coding sequence ATGATGAAACGTTTATTTACAATATTTCTAGTGTCTTTGCTCGTAATTCAATTTATACCATTAAACAAGGCGTCAGCTACAGTAAACGGCCTCTCGATTAATGCGACAGTTAATGGTAAGCAATCACTAGAGATAGGCGATGATGGAACAGTAACAACTAATGTTTCGTTTAATTTAGAACCAAAAGGTACGGCTACTTCTAATGAGCGAAAGCCGATGGATGTCGTGATTGTATTTGATAAATCAGGATCCATGGCAGAAGTGGTAAGTGGTGGAAAGACAAAGCTTCAGCTCGCCAAGGAAGCCGTGGAGCAAGCAATGAATACATTTAAGAAAAACTCAAAAAATAATCAGGACCGATATGGGATCGTGGCATTTGATTCTGGAGTGAATTCTTCTTACACCATCTCTACACTTCAAACAAATCCTGATACGATTACGAATAAAATTAAAAATGTTCCTGCAGAAGGAGGAACAAACTATACAGAGGCATTGAAAATCGCCGAAAATATTCTACTTAATTCAACGAATCGCTCAGCAAGAGATCAATATATTATCTTCATGACGGATGGTCAAGCAACTAATTCATCAAAGGTTGAAAGTATCAGTGGTAGCTACTATAAATTAATTAATGCTGCTGATTATTATAATATGTATGGCTACTTTGCTTATTACAATAAATATTTTGCAGGACATTTAGTCTCAGTGGCTGGAACCTCTTATATCATTTCCGATACTAGATCAACTATTAATGGAAAGAAGACCGTGCATTACGACTCGAATGGTAATCGAAATGTAAAGGTAATTGAGCATAATAATTCTTATTATTTTCATTCTAAAGAAAATCCTTCTGTCCCAAGTGATATTAAAAATCATGCAAGAGATCAAGCTCAAAGTATAGCGAATAATAAAATGACGTTGCTATCTATTGGATTCGGTGAACAAAGTCAGCTGGATATGAACTTGCTAACCGAATTATCTAGTAAGTCAAATGGTAAGGCTGAACGTGCATCAGGAGAAAACATAGTAGATATCTTTAAAGATATTTCGGACAATATTTCTGCTGAATATCCATCATTATCTAATGGATTTATTAAGTTTACTTTGCCAGCAGGTGTGACCGTACAACAAAATGACTCAGTTTCGATTATAAAAGAGAACAACAAAGATGTTGTATATATGAACTTGAATAATATCAAATTTAACCCTAACCCTCCTAGCAAAGGAGATCCATCTTTAAGTTACAGCTTACCATTGATATTCACGCAGCCTGGTAATTATCAATTTACATTCGATGTTGTTTATAATTCTGGCGCCGTGAAGGTTGAGGGGTTAAGATATGTGACAGAAGTTATCGTTCCGTTAAAATCTATTGGGTTTACACAGCGTACGTTAACATTAGAAATAGGTCAAAAGGTTAATATTTCATCGTACATGTCATTTAATCCGATCAATGCTACAAATAAACTAATAAGAGAAATCAAGAATGATTTCAGCACGCCAATAAATCCGATCGTGATTTCGAAGGAAAATGGAGATTGGTACATTACTGCTAAAGAAATTGGTTACACAGAAGTCAAAGCAGTAGCTGACTTTAAACATCCTAGCATCGTAAGTGAACCGTTGACTGTTGTCGTGAAAAGAGAATCAACAGATCCTGATACAGGTGACAATGACGGGACAGAGAGCTTTGGGAAATGGTAA
- a CDS encoding PulJ/GspJ family protein — translation MKNIVKKLNNEQGVSLLEVMATVVISSIILVVFYNVFTMGVKTYERVGVEMQLRDEADYIVSAIMKELYETPINSVRECDGVDHCIEIVQNIVYEKNENFSTLIDQKTLDESDEIVTTIIFTPNAVTLTKKEGQNPETTSNLLNNNYQLLFNNEERTKVNLECLDKSNQCEQGLIEMQLKLEHRKFTDGQMISVDPIVLTSKFGF, via the coding sequence ATGAAGAATATCGTTAAAAAGCTCAATAATGAACAAGGAGTTTCCCTGCTTGAAGTAATGGCAACAGTCGTCATTTCATCCATTATATTGGTTGTTTTTTATAATGTATTTACTATGGGAGTCAAAACCTACGAACGCGTAGGGGTTGAGATGCAGCTTAGGGATGAAGCTGATTATATCGTTTCCGCCATTATGAAGGAGCTTTATGAAACACCGATTAATTCTGTGAGAGAATGTGATGGAGTTGATCATTGTATAGAAATTGTTCAAAATATCGTATATGAAAAAAACGAGAATTTTTCTACACTTATTGATCAAAAGACATTAGATGAATCTGATGAAATTGTTACTACTATAATTTTCACACCAAACGCTGTCACATTAACGAAAAAAGAAGGACAAAATCCAGAAACAACATCAAATTTACTAAACAATAACTATCAATTATTATTCAACAATGAGGAAAGAACAAAAGTGAATCTAGAGTGTCTTGACAAAAGTAATCAGTGCGAGCAAGGTCTTATAGAAATGCAATTAAAGTTAGAGCATAGAAAATTCACTGATGGTCAGATGATTTCTGTTGATCCAATTGTATTAACAAGTAAATTCGGGTTTTAG
- a CDS encoding type IV pilus modification PilV family protein has translation MKFKLAKLFTHTKGFTLIEVMSSILIFSILTLGMLTVFSQAMNYTQKSKNDTIGIYAARNMMNYMEQKDFTQMNQYVTPLTADSGSKKVLEKNICLVWYPIKDTNNDGLDDNEELRERCKATFTPSINNRDFLVKVELSKHQDGELQDSLIPIKVIVNWEDDNESTLEGFITHEEYR, from the coding sequence ATGAAATTCAAATTGGCAAAACTTTTCACCCATACCAAAGGGTTTACATTAATCGAAGTTATGTCATCTATTCTTATTTTTAGTATTTTAACCCTAGGTATGCTTACAGTTTTTTCACAAGCAATGAATTACACACAAAAAAGCAAAAATGACACCATCGGAATATACGCTGCAAGAAATATGATGAATTATATGGAGCAAAAGGATTTTACGCAAATGAACCAATATGTAACACCCCTTACAGCCGACTCAGGCTCAAAAAAGGTGTTAGAAAAAAACATTTGTTTAGTTTGGTATCCAATAAAGGATACAAACAATGACGGTCTGGATGATAACGAGGAATTACGAGAAAGATGTAAAGCTACCTTTACCCCTTCCATTAATAATCGTGATTTTCTTGTCAAAGTGGAGCTTTCAAAGCATCAGGATGGAGAACTTCAAGACTCACTCATTCCTATAAAAGTCATTGTGAATTGGGAAGATGACAACGAATCCACTCTAGAGGGGTTTATAACACATGAAGAATATCGTTAA
- a CDS encoding PRC-barrel domain-containing protein: MKKSTEIVGLPIISITAGIELGNVKSLVINPEKGTVDFLTVEHDDWQVSVKAIPFSKVIGIGEFAVTIDSDNAIIDLNEIPIANQLVNKRIKITDTRVITRKGQLLGEAKEFYVDEENGTIIGLQLVVSDQTVFVKSEHVVTYGKDILVVKEETSSDLLKSEQDFLHTPETKGEDNVIEELIDELAPTKQEEVVYEDLNYDQIDAIKEKQIKLLEGKVVVKDILSGDQSVLIPKGTVLTIEDIKKAQNEGPSTFVELSMNTEM; the protein is encoded by the coding sequence ATGAAGAAAAGTACTGAAATTGTAGGTTTACCGATTATTAGCATTACAGCGGGAATTGAGCTTGGAAATGTAAAATCATTAGTTATCAATCCTGAAAAAGGAACAGTTGATTTTTTAACAGTTGAACATGATGATTGGCAAGTAAGTGTAAAGGCGATTCCATTTAGTAAAGTCATTGGAATAGGAGAGTTTGCAGTGACTATAGACTCCGATAATGCCATCATTGACTTAAATGAGATTCCAATCGCAAATCAGCTTGTTAATAAGCGCATAAAAATTACTGATACAAGAGTAATTACACGTAAGGGTCAATTACTAGGAGAAGCAAAGGAATTTTATGTAGATGAAGAGAACGGTACAATCATTGGTCTACAATTAGTAGTAAGCGACCAAACAGTTTTTGTGAAATCTGAGCATGTAGTGACTTATGGGAAAGATATTCTTGTTGTTAAGGAAGAAACATCATCTGATCTTTTGAAATCTGAACAAGATTTTCTTCATACCCCAGAAACAAAAGGAGAAGACAATGTGATTGAAGAGTTAATCGATGAGCTTGCTCCTACGAAACAAGAAGAGGTTGTATATGAAGACTTGAACTATGATCAAATTGATGCGATAAAAGAAAAGCAAATTAAACTACTTGAAGGAAAAGTTGTCGTAAAGGACATTTTAAGTGGAGATCAATCCGTGCTCATTCCAAAAGGTACAGTTTTAACAATTGAGGATATTAAAAAAGCACAAAACGAAGGACCGAGCACATTTGTAGAATTATCAATGAATACTGAAATGTAA
- a CDS encoding VanW family protein, with the protein MKINNGVKAFVVLLISTVYLIAFSQIGARAYDFMAGGGTFQPGTKIGSVTVENMTVEQAVEEVSKQVDQWFLGDYLQVSINDQNVVIGQDFFFIDIQKTVQDVLEGKSDSLSVEINKDVYDLLVKEELGDSYSTIDHEQLQQVLVDAVKAMANEQQYYVIQAFVKQELNTIAAETTITREFDQELLQKVINQIGTIHVPAQSQISVVELLGSHAEPNTPEINSVTSALYKTLLLTNFEIVERHTSLELPNEVELGYEASVIAGKSDLKWFNPNPSDYTISFTVTNNSFIVTVHGAPFLYTYDLKLSEQETYPPKQIKRYTSLLGEKEEKVVQDGKNGLFVKVSRIVKDLEGALLETEEIAEDFYPPVHKIIETGLLNPVTNSDTTPSESIIVEEGESVEESTTTERESESTNNEDQAVNESQDQQKTQDKQDGMWEKPTEQDVK; encoded by the coding sequence GTGAAGATAAACAATGGTGTTAAAGCGTTTGTTGTACTACTTATTTCTACTGTTTACTTAATTGCTTTTTCACAGATTGGTGCAAGAGCATATGATTTTATGGCAGGTGGGGGAACGTTTCAACCTGGTACAAAAATTGGGTCGGTAACAGTAGAAAATATGACAGTAGAACAAGCGGTTGAGGAAGTATCAAAACAAGTTGATCAATGGTTTTTAGGTGACTATTTGCAGGTGTCCATTAACGATCAGAATGTTGTGATTGGACAGGATTTCTTTTTTATTGATATACAAAAGACTGTTCAGGATGTATTAGAGGGGAAAAGTGATTCACTTTCTGTAGAAATAAACAAGGACGTTTATGATTTATTGGTAAAAGAAGAGCTGGGTGATAGCTACTCGACTATTGATCATGAACAATTACAGCAGGTCTTAGTAGACGCTGTAAAAGCTATGGCAAATGAACAACAATATTATGTTATTCAAGCATTTGTTAAACAGGAATTAAACACCATTGCAGCTGAAACTACGATCACAAGGGAATTCGATCAGGAGTTGCTCCAAAAAGTTATCAATCAAATTGGAACAATACATGTACCGGCTCAATCACAAATATCAGTTGTGGAGCTTTTAGGAAGTCATGCAGAACCCAATACACCTGAGATAAATAGTGTAACATCTGCCTTATATAAAACTTTATTACTAACAAACTTTGAAATTGTAGAAAGACATACTAGTTTAGAGCTTCCAAATGAAGTAGAACTAGGCTATGAAGCTAGTGTTATTGCGGGTAAATCTGATTTGAAATGGTTTAACCCTAATCCATCAGACTACACCATTTCATTTACAGTAACAAACAACAGTTTCATTGTTACTGTACACGGAGCACCTTTTCTCTATACCTATGATCTTAAGCTTTCAGAACAGGAGACATATCCTCCTAAACAAATTAAGCGATATACTAGTTTGCTAGGTGAAAAGGAAGAAAAGGTTGTTCAGGATGGAAAAAACGGTTTATTTGTTAAAGTCTCTAGAATCGTCAAGGATCTAGAAGGTGCGCTACTTGAAACGGAGGAAATCGCGGAAGATTTTTATCCACCTGTACACAAAATTATTGAAACAGGACTACTTAACCCTGTTACAAATAGTGATACGACTCCAAGTGAATCCATTATTGTAGAAGAAGGCGAATCAGTAGAAGAAAGTACGACTACTGAAAGGGAAAGTGAGTCTACAAATAATGAAGATCAAGCAGTGAATGAAAGTCAGGATCAACAAAAAACGCAAGACAAGCAGGATGGAATGTGGGAAAAGCCTACTGAACAGGATGTAAAATAA
- a CDS encoding GspE/PulE family protein, giving the protein MNDTRKRLGDLLVDAGLLTEEQLSIALKEKQKGQKLGDALLERGYITEQQLIEVLEFQLGIPHVSLYRFPFDQKLVKLVPKEMAKRNLLIPIKIDGDRLFVAMADPMDFYAIDDLRLATGFQIETAIASKDDILRAINKYYEIDDSMSDIMNELTAQNDVEEEKITSEDSPIVRLVNQMLQNAVQQKASDIHIDPQETKVLIRLRVDGVLKNERTFPKHMQSVLTARLKIMANLDITEHRVPQDGRIKMHIDFHPIDLRVSTLPTVYGEKIVMRILDLGSTLNDLNKLGFNSLNQKRFMNLIENPTGIVLITGPTGSGKSSTLYAALNHLNSEAVNIITIEDPVEYQLEGINQIQVNSNVGMTFAKGLRSILRQDPNIIMVGEIRDRETADIAVRASLTGHLVLSTLHTNDSLGTITRLMDMGVEPFLVASSLTGVVAQRLVRKVCRDCATEQPPTKREMEIFAKRGLSIDKIIRGRGCGTCNMTGYKGRLAIHELLVLNDEMKRVIMNNESLSKLRELATKNKTIFLIDDGLLKVKQGLTTTEEILRVAVAE; this is encoded by the coding sequence ATGAACGATACGAGAAAAAGATTAGGAGATTTGTTAGTAGATGCAGGCTTACTTACAGAAGAACAGCTAAGTATAGCATTAAAGGAAAAACAAAAGGGCCAAAAGCTTGGCGATGCTCTTCTAGAAAGAGGATATATCACAGAACAACAGCTTATAGAGGTTCTTGAATTTCAGCTGGGAATCCCTCATGTAAGCTTGTATCGTTTCCCTTTTGACCAAAAACTAGTGAAGCTAGTTCCTAAGGAAATGGCGAAAAGAAATCTATTAATCCCAATTAAAATTGATGGAGATCGACTTTTCGTCGCAATGGCCGATCCAATGGACTTCTATGCCATTGATGACTTGAGATTAGCGACTGGTTTTCAAATTGAAACGGCCATTGCATCTAAAGATGATATCCTACGTGCTATCAATAAATACTATGAAATTGATGATAGTATGTCGGATATTATGAATGAATTAACAGCTCAAAATGATGTGGAAGAGGAAAAAATCACGAGTGAAGATTCACCAATTGTTCGACTCGTTAACCAAATGCTTCAAAACGCAGTCCAACAAAAGGCAAGTGATATTCATATTGATCCTCAAGAAACAAAAGTATTAATTCGTTTGCGTGTGGATGGCGTTTTGAAAAATGAACGAACCTTTCCAAAGCATATGCAAAGTGTCTTAACAGCCCGACTAAAAATAATGGCAAATTTAGATATTACAGAGCATCGAGTCCCACAGGATGGTCGTATTAAGATGCACATTGATTTTCACCCAATTGATTTACGTGTATCAACCTTACCGACTGTCTACGGGGAAAAAATTGTTATGCGTATTTTAGATTTAGGCAGCACATTAAACGACTTAAATAAATTAGGCTTTAATAGTTTAAATCAAAAACGATTTATGAATTTAATCGAAAATCCAACTGGAATAGTTCTGATTACGGGACCAACGGGTTCTGGTAAGTCTTCAACTTTATATGCTGCTCTAAATCATTTGAATTCAGAAGCAGTAAACATTATCACAATTGAAGATCCTGTTGAATATCAGCTTGAGGGAATAAATCAAATTCAAGTAAATTCTAATGTGGGGATGACCTTCGCAAAAGGTCTTCGCTCGATTTTACGTCAAGATCCGAATATTATTATGGTCGGAGAAATACGTGACCGTGAAACAGCAGATATAGCGGTACGTGCTTCTTTAACTGGGCATTTAGTATTAAGTACGCTTCATACAAACGACTCTTTAGGTACCATTACTCGTTTAATGGATATGGGTGTAGAACCGTTTCTAGTTGCATCTTCTCTAACTGGAGTTGTTGCTCAACGGTTAGTAAGAAAAGTATGTAGAGACTGTGCTACTGAACAGCCTCCAACTAAACGTGAAATGGAGATATTTGCCAAAAGAGGATTATCCATTGATAAAATAATTCGAGGTCGTGGATGTGGAACATGTAATATGACAGGATATAAAGGTCGTCTTGCTATACACGAATTACTTGTTTTAAATGATGAAATGAAAAGAGTCATTATGAATAATGAGTCGTTGTCTAAGCTAAGGGAGCTAGCGACTAAGAATAAAACCATTTTCTTAATTGATGACGGCTTACTAAAAGTAAAACAAGGCTTAACAACGACAGAAGAAATTCTACGTGTAGCGGTAGCGGAGTAG
- a CDS encoding type IV pilus twitching motility protein PilT yields the protein MKSKIDTILKFAFEKNASDIHLSVGVPPIMRVNGDLVKIGEDFLMPADTEGMAKAMISQAKWPMFEEKGELDFSYGIPGVSRFRVNAFRQRSCISLAIRIVPRNIPSMDDLHLPPTLKNIVEKPHGLILVTGPTGSGKSTTLASMINFMNTTMKRHIITLEDPIEYLHKHQLCVVDQREVGFDTMSFASGLKSALRQDPDVILVGEMRDLETIHTAITAAETGHLVLGTLHTSSAASTIDRMIDVFPANQQPQIRLQLASVLVGVISQRLFPTIDRSGRRAVIEILLNNSAVSSLIRNEKTYQIPSVIQTSRAQGMQSFESSLSEYVKAGVIASEAALPYQQRASE from the coding sequence ATGAAATCAAAAATTGATACTATTTTAAAGTTTGCTTTTGAAAAGAATGCATCTGACATTCACCTATCCGTCGGAGTTCCACCGATTATGAGGGTGAATGGAGACCTAGTTAAAATCGGCGAAGATTTCTTAATGCCAGCAGATACAGAAGGAATGGCAAAAGCAATGATTTCTCAGGCAAAATGGCCAATGTTCGAAGAAAAAGGGGAGCTTGATTTCTCTTATGGTATTCCGGGGGTTTCTCGCTTTCGAGTAAATGCCTTTCGTCAACGCTCGTGCATTTCCCTTGCCATACGTATTGTTCCGAGAAACATACCTTCAATGGATGATTTGCATTTACCACCAACCTTAAAAAATATCGTAGAAAAGCCCCATGGACTTATTTTGGTAACAGGTCCAACGGGAAGTGGTAAATCAACGACATTAGCGTCTATGATTAACTTCATGAACACGACAATGAAACGCCATATTATTACGTTAGAGGACCCTATTGAGTATTTGCACAAGCATCAATTATGTGTCGTTGATCAACGTGAGGTTGGTTTTGATACAATGAGCTTTGCATCAGGCTTAAAATCAGCACTCAGACAGGATCCAGATGTCATACTAGTAGGTGAAATGCGTGATCTAGAAACAATCCATACAGCGATTACAGCTGCTGAGACAGGACATTTAGTGCTTGGAACCTTACACACGTCCTCAGCTGCATCAACAATTGATCGGATGATTGATGTATTTCCAGCTAATCAGCAGCCACAAATTCGATTGCAGCTTGCATCTGTTCTTGTTGGTGTCATTTCACAAAGACTCTTCCCTACGATTGATCGATCAGGACGTCGAGCTGTAATTGAAATCCTTTTAAATAATTCAGCTGTGTCAAGCTTAATACGAAATGAAAAAACGTATCAAATTCCTAGTGTGATACAAACGAGTCGCGCACAAGGGATGCAATCGTTTGAAAGCAGCTTATCTGAATACGTTAAAGCAGGAGTAATTGCTTCTGAAGCTGCATTACCTTATCAGCAAAGGGCGTCTGAATAA